Genomic window (Kwoniella botswanensis chromosome 1, complete sequence):
GCAAGTTCAACAATGCTCTCAATGATCCATTCTCCTGTTCTAGGTGTAGGATCCGTTCTTCCAATGTAGCGAGATGCTCCGCACGTCGTAGACGGAATGCTCGTTGGACTTCCCTCGCACGAGAGGGTGGTAGTTTGTCATTGGGCTTGCGTCCCCGAGGTTCATGCCGGTCCTTTTTATCGAAGATAAACAGAAGACAAGAGTCAGTAGGTTGTAATTCGGGTGCAGAAGAGAGGTACAATCAGTCGACATGaaactcgactcaccttcgGTGTATTCCCACCATCACTGTTATTTGCGTTATTATTGGTGTTGTTATTATTCGTCGaacctgatgaagaaggagcaACCGAAGTGGTAGTCGAGGCctggttttggttttggttttggtttgTATTTGGATTATTATCAGACATGATTACGAGTAGTTGCTATTTGCAATACCCAAATGGATACCGTATCAAAGGATATTGGGTGGTATTTGGTTTTCGTTATCTAATCTAACCTATCCTATTGAATTGACGATGATCTGACGATCTGACGTGCTCGTACGGTGAGATCAGATCACGGACGTGTACGTGTCAAGAGGTGACGACGTGCGGTACGATGTGAGATGGGAAAAAGATGAAATAAATCGAGGATGAGGTGCAATCCATGCTATTTGAAAAACAATGACAGTAgtaccatcatccatcaattgCAATTTGGTTTTGTTTTCGCACAGTCCACTCCCGCTATCCAATCACAGACAtcccatcctttgatctgaATTTCCTTTTTAGGCAAAAACCACTTCGGTTCGGAACTTGACAATGGGTTGTGATGGGTATCGGCGATTCCGTATGAGGCACGAAGACATGTTATTTCACCTTTTGATGCCATCCTTTTTTTTCAATTTCTCATCTGTCCCATCATGTAATCTCATCACGCGAGGTTCACGGCTGGGACCACATGAAACAGTTTCAGAGTACTTGAGGTTGTCTCTCGCTTAACTAACTGTTCATCTCATGTATTTGACATTTGCTCGTGAGCGAGTCACAGAAATTCAAATACCCATCGTGATCATCAGGATGATTCACGAATTCAAGGTTATCCTGACAGGAAAGTACGTGATATGAGTATTGGTCTTGTTATttgatagagatgatggcATAGACTAAGAATtcaaagaagagaaatcgTATATGAAATAGTAAATAGGATAGATTCTTCCGCATACAATACAGGTTCGgtatgaaagtgaaaatgaaaatggaaaAAAGAAAGTGCTTGATGAATTGGGTGGAGGACAAAAGCGAATAAAGCGAATAGAAATGGTTTGGAAGGATCCAATCTTTCCTGACTTGACACTCTTCAAGACCCTCTAAGCTCTTGCCCTCTAAATTTACGGTTTTCCTTACTACCAACGCTCAACACTTAACTGCAACATCCACCTTGCGAAGTGTTAGATTGCTTGTTGACGTCCACACCTCGTCGATCGGCTCCGAGAGATACAGGTGCAGCttcttgaggttgagagtCGATCAGTCGGGTCTTGATATCTCTGCGAGGCATGGGCGCAAAGTTCAGCGAAGTTTCGTCGTCATGGTGATAGCAGTCCAGAGATATTCCTTGCCTTCGTCTGGCATGATAATTTCCTCATTCCCTCGGAGATCGTCATTGACATTTCTGCTTCGTCCCTTACCCATGAATCTCTCAGGTTATCCCAACAACGCTTGTCCGCCAACAAACGAAGCACTCGTGTCGTCCAATATCTGTTCCTGGAAGGATTGCGATtcactcaactcacctagcaaGAGTGAAGAAAGcctcttctacaccttcattcGCCTTAGCTGAAGTTTCCAAGAATCTCAATCCGAATTCATCGGCCAAAGCACGACCTTGTTCGAGCGTTACGACTCGCTTCTCATCCCAATCGCATTTGTTACCAATCAAGATCTTGTTGACTCCCGGTGAAGCGTGTTGTTCGATGTTGGCATGCCAAGTTCGGATGTCTAGTGGGAGAAAGGATGGTCAGTACAATCATGATAGGATAAATCCTCCAAGAAAAACGCAGTGCTTGTCACTGTGACAAGGAAGCTTTAAATTCCACTATGATTGCCCTCCTCCACACAGAATTCTATGGTATACGCGTGATCCGTTAGGAGAATTCAACTCACTATTAAATGATTTCTCATCTGTAACGTCATACACCAACAAAATACCCATAGCACCTCTGTAATAAGCTGTTGTGATAGTCCTGAATCGTTCTTGACCTGTTGACAGTATACGAATTAGCATATAACTTCAAGACCGGATATTTCGACGATGAGGGGATGTGTGACAAAGTGACTATAAGCCTGAGGAGGGATAAGAGACCGAGAGAGGGGCAACGTACCGGCTGTATCCCACTGATTAGACGAAAAgcattcatcatcagcaaaaTGAACATATGAATAGATTGTAGAGCATGGTATAACAAGGAGATGCTGAATCACACAATAAGACTTACGATCTGTAATTTGATTCTCTTTCCGTCTAGTTCGATAGTCCTGATCTTGAAATCGATACCTATAAGGCGACAACAACACTATTAGCATGAGGCTTTGAAATACCACCACGTATGAGTATGTGGATCGAatatctcttttctttcgGTTCATTGATTGCCACCAGCGATATCTCATTCTACACGTCATCCTGTGATCATCCCACACCGTTCATCTCTCTCTACCTTGCACTCGTACGTTGTCGGGAAGTATGACTCACCGATGGTAGtgatgaaagatggtgtCCAAGCATCATCACAGAACCTAAGGAGCAGACATGATTTACCGACACCTGTGAAAACAGCCAAGTATGTCAGTATCGGTAGTCCAGAATCAGGATGACGGTGAGCGTGACGAAATGGGACTGGATAGGCCAGGACATACCTGAATCACCAATGAGAAGTAATTTGATCAAGCTATCATATCCAAGAATGTCAACGTCAGTAATCAATCAGCAATTTTTCCCCAAAAAGTTCAagtatcatcattgtcaCTTGATGAACGCGTTATCTCATACACGTCTCTCCGTCTTGTTGGCAGTGGAGTGCAATCAACTTACAAATCGTAATGAGGACCTGCCATGTCGACGTTCTGTCCTCTTGTGCTGCTGTGTGATGGTGGTAGtatgagaaggaaaggattGATATGAGAGGTAATGGATAATGACGGAGTATGGTTGTGTATGTTACGGTGGAGTTGGATTGTGATTTGGATGGACAGGTGATCTCActttctcactctcactctctctctctcttgcTGTGTACGTTATAGGAAGGGATAGATACAAGTACCGGACTCAACCGCAAATGGACACCCACTCACACATGCCACGTGGGCCTCACCCTGGATACCCCATACGCACTTCCACATACACGCAGCCGGAGATATAACCGATATGGGCCTTGGTACAAACGGTATTTGGCAATGTGGCAGGTTTAAACACCTTACTGAAGGCGCGttcatcaacttcgaccTGTCCATCGAAAGGTCAATTTCAAGAATatgttcatccttcttcctctcctctgcttcttcacTCCAGCCCATAATCATCACAGGTGATCATCGCATCATGAACAGCTCAACCAGATCAACAGGCTTCGGTGGTCTCGGGGGATCCACTTCAGCCAGACCACCAGCCAATACCACATTGTCATCTTTGTTGGCTCAAGCGAATTCACTGAACGAAGTTGACTATGATTCCGAATTACCTCAGATCAGATTTGGGATAGATGATATTGAGAGGATGAGTGAGGCTGTTGCTGGGAGAGgcaagaagggaaggaatgAGAAGGGGGAAGGGTGAGTCAAATTGTCCGATTTATACCACCCCAACAAGTCTAGAGCAATCAGAATTTAATCagaaggaagagattgatTCGATCTATACTGGAAATCCCCTGATTtgaatgtatatatattgagGAGTTCATGtctttgatgctgatcttGATGACACTGCAGATTCAACTTACTTTCTAACCTTGGAGTTAACACTTCTCAACTCACACACAACATTGCCCAACTGCCCAACGCTGCCGAGCCTTCCACTCGaccgaagagaaggagacAACCTCAGCAACACAGATTGGAGCCTTTAGGGGATATCGGTCCCTCGTATGGAattggtgatggtgatataGGAGCATGGGGTAGGAATTGGCATGAGATGGTGATTTTAGGTGGAATCGAAGTTCAGAGGCAACGAGTGAGTTCAGCGTATCCCCTGTTTCACACGCAGAAGTTTTTTACCTGCAATTGCACCTATCTTTATGGGATATTTGAGCATGAGCTGAcatatcaatgatgattaGACCATAAACTCCTTCCAGAAACAATTCCAGCAACGTATCCTCCAGAATTGGGAGTTAGAAAAAGCCAGAGTACTACAAGATGAACTCGGAGTGACGGATGAGGAGATCGCTGGTCTTGTCGGATCATCCAATGGTGCCTTGTCTGGGTCGATTCTCGGTAAAAGTGCTTTAGGAGCAAGTACAAGAAGAGTAAGTCTATCAGTCATGAGAATGGAAACAATGGGCTGAGTTGATCGCTCGTCTAGTTCCCAATGGCTCAATCTCAACTGGGTAAATCCACTTCCGAATCAAGAGAAGGCGGCTTGGTCATGCATACCAAGATGGTCAGGTACGAACGTATAATTGGGGAACTCAACCAACGCAGATTGCGTAAAGAACCTTTCGAGCTTTGTCAAGCTCTAGAAGAGACTGTCAAAGGCGACTCGGTAAGTGTCTTCTGGTGACTCGAAATTTGCATCCTAGCTAAATTCGTTGCTTCAGAAACACCCACTTTTGCCCGCTTCGTATCACATCCTCGCTCATCTTACCCATGAACCTTCCTTGCGCGATTCAGCAGATTACGCTTCAACCTCTGCGGAACCTGCTTACGCACCCGGTGAACCCGTACAGGAAAGACAGTATGCAGCTGCCTACCTAGGTGATCAACGATCCAACCACGCTGCTTTGTTACGAGGGAGATTGGTCGTCGGTGGACGGCGATTCTTGGAGCGAGAGTGAGTGGAGTATCCGGATCAACGAAGCCCAAAATCGCTTATTATTGTTGTAGCTTCGAGCGACATGTCGAGGAGACTATTGCCAAGAACCCTAAAGAAGCTGCTTTGGGTGGTGTTCCAGGTATTAGAAACAAGATTAGAGCGTTCGTAGACGTCACTTTGAGATCAAAGGAATCTAGAGAGGCTTATAGACCCGAGGTGAGCTGCCCTCTCAGTGATTGCCCCTTACATCGGCTGACAACGCATTCTCAGACGGTCAATGGATCCCTTCTTTGGGCCCAGCTGTACTACCTGGTCCGATGTGGCTATATCGACGAAGCTCTCACTTTAATCGCTGAGAACCAACGACACATCACCCGAGACGACTGGACTTTCCCAGGAGCATTCAAAACGGCTTTATCATCCTCGGAAAGACGATTACCCAAGTCTCAGCGTGATCAGCTATACAATGATTTCAACGCTCATATAAGGAATAACCACAATGTCGATCAATTCAAATATGCCTTGTACAAGTTGATAGGCAGATTCGAACTGAATAGGAAATCAGTCAAAGTAGCTTCGACAACTGAAGATTGGATGTGGTACCAATTAAGTCTAGTTCGAGAATCGCAAAAGGACTCTGATTCACCTCAGGAGCAATatgatctgattgatctggGTAAATTGGTACTCAAGTTTGGAAATGATAAATTCGATTCGAATGGTACGAAGCCATTGAGCTGGTTCAATCTGTTGTTGTTCACTGCGCAGTTCGAGAAGGTAAGTCTACTATATGGCTTACTCATACCGTTCCACGCTGATACGCTATCTCCTGGTTTAGGCTATTGCATATTTGTATTCGAAACCACAACTCAAGACTGATGCGGTTCATTTTGCCATTGCACTGGCATATTACGGTCTATTACGTGTGCCTTCCAAGGGTGAAGAGGCAGATTTGTGTGAGTGAGCAGTCTCTTAACTCATAAACTTGAGTGcaagagagaaaagagagGTGCTAACAAGAGTACACAGTAATTACCGACGATTCCGACGTATCCTGCCTAAATTTCCCTCGATTGATCAAACAGTACATTTCGCCCTTCTTCCGATTAGAACCTCAAACTGCCTTACAATACGCCTATTTGGTAGCCTTATCGAGTGATTCACCCAACCCTGCCATCGgacagaaacagaaacaacTAAGTCTGGAATTAGTCCGAGACATTGTCCTATCTTCTCGATCGTGGTCCAAATTACTCGGAAGTGTCAGATCGGACGGTACGAAGGAAGTGGGAATCATCGAAAAAGACTTGAAATTGTTGAAGCTGGTTGACGAGCAAGATTACCTCAAGCAAGTGGTTCTCAATGCAGCTGAACAATCATCTTTGGATTCTTCCTTGATCGACTCGATCGAACTGTACCACCTGGCTGGCTCGTACGATAAAGTGGTAGAGAACGTCAATCGGTCTCTTGGACATTCGTTAGGTCAATCGTCAAGCGTGGATGTGGGCTCTACCAACACTGAAAATACCATTGGTCTATCGGGAGCATTTGGAGGAACCAACGATATTTACACGTTGGCTTTGAAAGTGCACGACGTCTATGAGAATGATTTCACAAAGAGGACGAGGGTCTCGAAATTGCATTGGGACACTTTGGAGGTAttgttgaaattgaaattgggTTTAAAACAATTCAATGAAAATAGACCTGATCTAGCtttagaggtgagtcatcactCGACTTCTGAAATGTATCCGTGTGTATAAACCATACTGACTTTGTTTGTTTGCTTTTATTTGATTAGACTTTCAAATCCACACAGTTGTTACCACTCGATGCAGATtcctcatcgatatcgaaaTACGCACAAAACTTCCGTGATATCCTTGATCAACCTGTCATTTCAAACCTCGACGAAATCATCATAACCACCATGAAATGTTTGCACCTCTTATCACAGAACTTgaaaaactcaccttatgGTGATCATTCGAGATTGATCCAGTTGAATTTGCTCAAACATCAATCACAATGTTTGATTCAGTTTGCTAGTACACTCAGACTGAGGTTGGGTTCGGACGTTTATAGACAATTGAGTAGTATGAGTAAGTTATTCCTCTCATAGGGAGGTGTTGTTATATTCGCTGATATTGACAATGGGATTATTCTATTCAGGCGCATTCTTCTAAACGTGGGTGATAGAGGGATTCTAGCAGATGGAATGTAGAGTAGAGGAAATATAAGAGACGATCAAATGGGAAATGATGAACAAATGCACAGTGTTGAAAGCGTTTCGTATATGTCAGATATATTGAAAATGATGCATTATTACTTCTATAAGATacctgatcttctttcctaCTCCTTCACTCCTTTACTCCTTCCGATCAAAGAAACAGTATAATATGAATCCAAGATAACAGATCCGTCCACAGAAAAGATGACATCCCTTCATAACGAAGTTTTCTCATGTATATACACaaatcttccttccctcAACTCTCGACTCGCCTCATTTATGTACCACCACCTGATCTCTCGACTGggatctttcttcttgtatcCCTCTGCGAGCTggcatcatcagcatgaggACCGATCTGAGCCTTTTCACCGATCTTTCGAGATGAATCTAATTGAGCCAAGTGGGTGAAAGCGGATTCAAGTGAAAGTTCTTTGAGACCAGCGGCGATCTGCAAGAAATGGAAGAATCAAACGTCAGCATACATCTGATGAACAATTCTTACTATACGAATCtgaaggaaaggaaaactCACATCAAGGTAATCTTGGAAATCGACGAATCCTTTCCTACCGAAATCGACTTCTCTCAAGATACTATCAGCCAATTCGGTGGATGCGTCATAGCCCATGTTGGTCATAGCGTGGATAAGATCGTCTTTGGTGATATGTTGGTCGTGGTCCTGATGACATATCATCGTCAGTATCATCCTACGACAAAGTGTGATGGGAGTTTTTGcgatgaggagaaagagaacacTCACAAAGTCAAATTCCTCGAATTGTCTCTTCAAGTTACTAACTTCGTCAGGTGTGAATTGAGCTCTAGCGTATAATTTGGCATCTTCACTATTGGCCAAACCGAGAGTACCGATATTACCGTGAGATTTAGCTACATCTGCGAGTTTGATCTTTGTAGCTTGCTGTTCAGTTTCAGGTTCATTGGTCagcttctcttcttgatcatctcgtaCTCGCTCTTTAATCTTTGCTTGGCTTTGACTTGGACTTACTTCAGGTAATCCCATAGATTTCAAAAATTCAACGGCATTATCGAATTCAGTTTCTTTCTTTGCTCTATCCCAGCCCAGTTCTTCACCCATGATATCGATCACTCGAGGTAACGTTTCCAAAGTGACTTGAACGTTCAAGAAGGACATTCTGGTTCTTCGGGCGATGAAGTCGACGGCGGTCAAAGCGTATTCGCATCGGACAGCGTATCgagcttcagcttcaatgTATGGGTATAAAGGTGAGAATCGGACACCGTGAAGAGGCCATGACAAGCCTATATAAATTCCGTTAGTGTCACACACATTTACTGCCTGCGTGTAACTCACCAGTGGTAGCAGCCATGGATGCAACGGTCCAAGCTCGGTCACCATAGGATTCGGACAAGTGCTTGGCGACCTCAGTCTCAAGACCGAATTGCTGGATAAGCTTGATGTACATGGTTTTGCTCCATGCGTGACCACCGACAAGCTTGATGTGTTCAGTCGTACTTGGGCCGTTGGGTTTGAGGCCGTATTCCTTGACAGCAGCGTCAACGGTTTCCTCAGCCATCGCTCGGCTACAAATCAGGTCAGCAGTGTTGTCTCGTGAGCTAAGGTGTATGTATCGGACTCACTAAGTTGTCCATTTACCACCAGCAATGGTCAATAAACCACCTTTACTGATGTTGATCATGTGGTTTCTGACGAGCGATTGAGTGTTCTTGGCAGCAGGGTCCATGACCAAAGGTCTGATACCTGACCAGGCGGAAAGAACATCACCTCGTCTGACCTTGACATCGGGTGACAGATAGTTCCTAACTTCGTCAAGGATCCATTgaatctccttctcagcaGGAACGGGATTCTGAGAGACAGTGGTGGGGGAATCGGTGGTACCGGCAATGACATTTCCTTGCCAtggtaagaagaagataacTCGGCCATCCGAGGTAGCGGGATCCAAGAGACCCATAGTCTTGGGGCCGTAATAGTTGGGGAGAGTGATGTGTACACCGGCGGAAGGAGCGACGATCTCTTTGGTAGTTGGTTCATCAAGTTTTCGTACACCATCACTGAATGGCCCAGTAGCATTGATGACACCTCGACATCGGACTTTCCATTCCTCACCGGTCATTCGATCTTTGACTGAGGCAGCGTAGATTCTCTCCTCACCACCTCGTGATGGGTCCGGTCGCTTGTGAAGAGCAGTGACCTCGACGTGGTTGGCCATGATAGCACCGTGCTGCACAGCGGTCATAACGAGGGAAATGTTCATTCGGGAATCGTTGTGTTGACCTAAATTTGAATTAGCATAAAATTTAGACAGATATGCAATGCACTTGtgaccaactcaccatcatagtAGACGACACCACCAACCAAACCATCAGATTTCAACATTGGGAAGGCCTCCATGgctttacctttacccatCCAGTATGCACTTTCCATATTCTCCTTACCAGCGAGGATATCGTAGAGCTTACATCCAGCGTAGTAGTAAGGGAGTTGCCACCATGTGTAAATGGGTAAGAGGATAGGAAGCATGCTAGAAAGATGAGGAGCAGTTTCCAAGAaaactcttctttccttcaaagcttcctTGACCAATTTCCATTGTTCATAATCTAATTCGAAGATTGCTTTTTGCAAATATCGTACACCACCGTGTACCAATTTagttgattttgatgaagTACCACTTGCGAAATCGTCTCTTTCCACACAAGCGACTTTCAACCCTCTACTAGCGGCGTCTAAAGCTGTACCAGCACCTGTAGCACCTCCACCTACAATCAACAGATCAAACACATCTTCGCCTTCTGATTCAgcctcatccttcttcaacacgGCTCCGGGTTCAGGTGCACCGTCTGAAGTTCGATGTACGTAGACACCGGATGTACGGAGATGTTCGAGCATCTGAGCTCGCGAGGGGGGTGACCATAATGGTCCAGGTCTTTTCTTGTAGACTGGGACAGGGTTGGAATCGGCATAAGCAGGTCGAGCGAGGAGATAAGCTGATCCGACAGCTACAGTGGCGGTGGAGAGGACAAGTGCCCTTCTTCCGGGCATGAATGATCGACCTCGATACATTGTGTGATGGTTTGGTATTTATAGGACAGAAGATATAGGTAGATGAGGGATTTATGTAGCGGTGTGGATGTTGGCGACGCACGTGCGTGATCGATTGGCTTCTAAATTTGAACAAAGAATGTCAAGCTCCTTTGATAGAATGGGGTTCGAAAGGTTGAGTCTGAGAGATATAGAAAAAGAGGAATGAATAGTCTGTACGATCGAACAAAGGATCGTGAAGATAGATGTCGTTAAAAAGGTATCGGATCAGGTATGGACCTTCCGATTTACTGTCTGTATGGTTGAGCGTCGACTGATGGATTGTCGAGTAGGTGGAGAGCAGTGACCGGTGCTCCTTGATGTACAATAGATATGTACAGTGTTTGGTATAAGTCAaacgaagagaaaagaaCAGTATggttgattgagatggatacCACTTTTTCAATCTTTATAAAATCAAATTGCGGCAAAAGTGATCCTAGCGTCCCTTTGGGATCATGAGCTAACAAGCTAAATAAGGTGTATCTCTTCCCTGAAAAATGACGTGCGGCCCGTAGTCGACCTGTTCCCCTCTCGGCCCGCGGTCCGGCGTATCATCCAAAGCTGGAACGGACAACAAAATTTCAATGGTCATCCAAAATTCCCAACTTTCATTAAACGATTGGGAATCCTCGACTAAGCACGAAATCATACCTTATAACCTGAAAAAACAACAGGTTTTTTGTATCTGTCTGCGTCATTTTCCCATGTTACACCCATGTCGCCCCAGTGATCAAGTCTCTTTCGAGTCGACCGATTCTAGGGGATTTGACGATACTAAACGTCACCGCCCTACAAACGTGTAAGCGACACTGCCTTGTTAGTAGCCCCGCCATGATCATGAGGGTTGCTTCTCGGTCCTTTGGTCTGACAAACAAAAAACCCAGAAATGCTCGACCCCACGGGTGGTTGAGTACCCACTTACACACTAACCTTCAGTCTGGCCTCTTTCGGGGCTCAGGAACAAGGGAACTATAGTACAACGGCCGATAGGATAATTTCCAAGGAGCGATGTCATAGGAAGCATTAAGGATCGACATTCACGATTATTGTTATGTGGGTCAGTCGTGGCAGGCAATCCTTTGTAGATATGACCATATATGTGTGTGATCCAATGTATCAGAACATTCTACTGGGGATACCTCCTTTCGATGGCTTATTGTCAGACTGACAGACCTTCAATGGAAGATTTTCTGCCGACCTTTGTCGTATATCATGCATGACCATGGAGGTGCGCTAATGCCGATAATTGAATAAAAATCAAGTTGCAATAAAGCGACAACCTGATCAGTATAAAATTCATTCACACAGGTACTGATCCCCTCTCTGTCTTTGCAACGCAACGGATCATTGTACCTACAGGCATAATACTACTCATCCCCTTTGCCAAGTTCGTTTATATAATCTTCAAAGATGTCTTCATCCTCCGATACCTACAATACCTCTTCGACcggtgatgatcatcaatcaggAAATGATCAAAGTACCAATACTGACACACGCAGCACCAACACCAGCAATAATGCCCCTGACTTCATGTCGATGTTGAGTAATCATACTTCTTCCGCGTACGTACTGTCGTGATTTGTTGACCACCTTTTCGTGATCGATGCTGACAATCTATCGTGATCGACAGAGAAGAATTCGAATGGCACAGACCCGATAACGGCGTACAGGGTGCTTGGAATTAATTTCAATCTCAGGCGACGCAGACATACTGTGCGTGCGCGATGAAACAATATGTGTGCTTTATGTATAGTCTTGTTCGTTTTGGATATGATGCTGTGTCATGGACGATGGTGCGCTGCACTGCCAAGCCATGAGCGAAGAACCATTCAATTTCGAGTGCACTGATGACCTCCTGCTTTGAGTTCGGATGCTGCTTGTGAAATCCTATTGTTCCACGTGTTGTTGGACAAAATCAAACAACAATGCACTAGGGTGCAAAATGACGAAGAATGTGAAAGGTTATGAGTGGTGACGCACATTGCCAAAGGTGTGAAAGAAATGTTCAAGCAAGTTAACcaaaggatgggaagaagtgCATGATATCATCCATTTATTATCGTGTCTGAACTGGTAGATCCATTGTACCCCCTTCTATCAAAGGGTGTAATTGGGAACGCAGCCGATCCCTCGTACTGGATGTCATATGGCTATATATGCCCGAAGATATTGAGAACGATGTACATTGAAAACCAAGCCATCCAATACAGTATCCATCAACGCAACTCATTATTATGCCTGACGATTCCAATGTTACTTCCACCTCGGCAACCTCTGATGCTCCCAAAGCCAGAGATTTTGCCTGTTTTGACTACACAACTGCTCAGACTCCAGGAAATGAACGGTGAGCATATTGATTCTCTACAACCAGTCGTCGCTGACGTTTGTACGCCTGTTGTTGCTCCTCAGCCAAATAGATCCGTCtggatcaccttcctccGGCAGAAGTGGTGACACGACCAAGGAGGTTTCTAAAGATTCCTCATCGACTTCGGAATATTGGTATTACTGTGAAGAGCCGGAGAGTATGTAGTACTCCAGTAGACTCTCGCTCAGTCCTTCCTGTCAATCATAAACGTAGGGGCCTGTTGATTAGTCGATGTGGTATGTGTGTGACGCGTCCAGATTATTTGCAATGCAATTAATTCCATCGTtatatcccatcttcacGAGTATGCACGTGTTTTTTGCTGTGATCGTCCAGCTTGTGCTGTTTTGACGAACTGTACAATGGGCAAGACGACCCCAAAATGCATACACATACGACCTCCAACAAACTTACTTCTTATCCAGCCACTTCCTCGCCAATTTCAATCCCACCAATCCTACACCACCAAGCCCCGCCAGCCCCGAGACATATCCAGTCCAACGCATAATCTCCTTCTGTTgtctttccttcctcaatGCTTCGGAGTAAGGCACGTCCGGTCGGAAAGTGACCATCTCATACAAGCTCGTCCAACCTCTTACTTTCGTCGTGGGGAACGGGTCGGTCAGCGATAAATGTAATTCCTTGGATCTCGAGGGGATTATACGGGTGAGGAAAGAATCTAGGAATCGTCGGATGTGATGTAAGGGAGATAACACATGGGAACGCATTTCGGTGCTGTAGTGCGAATTGGGATATTAGTCGGTGTGCAAGGTAAGAAAAGGGTAGATCTAGATAGACTACGTTGTCTCCAATAGGACCCATTTTGAGATCGGAATTACACTTACTAATTTTGCAATGCCAATTCACAAATAGCTCTCAGATCCGCCTGTCTCTCCACCGAGTAAGCTTTGAGTGCCAATTCAAGATCTTTGTCTGTTTCCCCCAATTCTAGG
Coding sequences:
- a CDS encoding GTP-binding protein ypt2 — its product is MAGPHYDFLIKLLLIGDSGVGKSCLLLRFCDDAWTPSFITTIGIDFKIRTIELDGKRIKLQIWDTAGQERFRTITTAYYRGAMGILLVYDVTDEKSFNNIRTWHANIEQHASPGVNKILIGNKCDWDEKRVVTLEQGRALADEFGLRFLETSAKANEGVEEAFFTLARDIKTRLIDSQPQEAAPVSLGADRRGVDVNKQSNTSQGGCCS